Genomic window (Nymphaea colorata isolate Beijing-Zhang1983 chromosome 1, ASM883128v2, whole genome shotgun sequence):
TTGGGGTCATAGATGAAATAGTTTGAATTTATCACATAATTGCAAAACTGTTCATTCTTCTGACAACGATTAATGGGTACATCAAATATGCAAACTGATGGTTTAATGGCAAGATGAATGCTTTTTAATGAATCCACCAATTGGGTTGACTTCTGGTTTAATGGTTTTTTGCATTCCACTTCATATTAACATTTCAAGTAATCAATCAAGAGAATTTACTACCCAGGAAATTTCTTCTACCCATTGTTCATCTTTATGCCTCGAATTGGATGATGGTAATTTCTTGAATACATGTCTCAATTTGGTTGGACAAGAAGTACAGAAAAccttcaataatctctgctCCGAGGAAGAAATATTGGAGACACTTGATTATAGTTGATCTCCACTTATATACAAATCAACCCTCGCTTTCCTTTTGCCTAAAGAGGGTGTCCTAGAAAGGATTAATAATGTCATCTCAGTTGGAGGGATATCCAGACAGTAAATGGTGGGGGACACATGAAGAATTCCTCCAGGTCCTGGCATTCATCTTCAGCATCTCCACTGCCTTCTCCTTCGTCTTATTGTTGCCTTCTACCTGAAGGACCAGGCACAGCTTCGAGACGGCTCCAATGTTGAGCATCTCTTGAGCGAGAGCAGGATTCGCAGAGTATCTGCAGAGCGAGTAGAGTATCCTCACTGCCCTATCGTTGGTGGTTTGCGACACTCTCATCATCTTCCTCGAGACGACGGCGATCCCCGCGGCGTGGCCCAAGAGCTCCGCCCTTCCCTCGGCGCAGCCGCAGAGCATGTCCAGGAGCCACATCAAGATCTCGCTCATTCTCCGCTCGGTGGTCTCGATGAGCATCTCGACCAGCGCCGGGACTGCGCCGCAGTCGACCACCTTGATCCTGTTCCTCCCCCACTTGGACGCCTCGATCAGGAGTTGCGCCGCGCACTTGGTGGCCGGCAGCGAGATCTGGTCGCGGAGGACGCGGACGATCCCGGCGAGGAGGTCGGACCGGACGTTCATCAAGAACATGGGGTGGAGGCCGTTGAAGGCGGTCTTGAGCAAAAAGCAGGCCTGCACCCTGGATTGGCAGTCGCCCTTGTCGAGCACCCACGCGAGAGACGCGATCAGGTCGACGTTGGCGGCGGCGAGGTCCTTGACTTCGTCCTCCGTGACCTCGACGGCACAGAGAAGGTTCAAGGCCTCGCGAATCACGGGGAGGCGGTCTCCGTCGGTACTGGCACCGGAACCGGAGGGCGTGGAGGGAGCGTCCTGGGTGAGGAAGTGGATGAAGGAAGCGAGGCGCTTGACGGCGCCGGCGGAGCGGATGCAGACCTTGTTGCGGTCGCTGAGGGAGGCGAGCTCCCGCAGCCTTATCAAGGATGGGAGGTCGGCTTGGTTGAGGAGGGAGAGGACGGTGGCGGCGTCGAGGGGGGGCTTCGGGGTTGGGATGCGCTCGACGCCGAGGGCGGCGTTCTCGGTGCACCAATGCTGGATGAGGCGGCGGAGGGTGTGGTTGGGGGTCATGGTGAGGTCGGAGATGGGGAGCTTGGTGACGGGGCAGGCCCTGTTCTTGTAGGAGAAGACCCACTTCTCCATGCTCTCGCGGTCGTAGGTGATGCCGGAGGAAATGGTGACGGGGTCCCTCATGATCTGCAGGGAGATGGGGCACGTGAAGTAGGGTGGCACCTCAACGCCTTCCATCTCTGATCTTGAACCAGCCGATTACAGGTTTATCTTCTTCCTACTCGATCGATCGATCGCTCGCTCGCTCACTTGGAAGGTTGAGAAATCTTGAGATCTGTTGGTGGCAACAGCTAATGGAGAATGGCAGTGGAGGGCGGAGTGATTTATATGGAGGAAGGAGGGTGGAAGTCAatagcagagagagagagaggggaaagtCAAACCAGATACGGCTTGCCCACGATGTAGCGAGGGGAGAAATCGGTAGGAAGAAGGTTTAGCCGGGCTCCAGTAGAGAGTGCTGCCTTTGACCGGCCACCATCTAGACTTTTGAATTTTCCAAATTGGCCTCCTCCGGCTCCCTCCCTTCTAGTTCTCAATCTCGCCGTCGAGTATATGAAATGGACCGGGTCGGGTTCAAAAGTTTCGGTCCTGGACCCGGCCATCACCTGTCCCATCAAAGGGACGGCGAGCGTATATAATAACACCTTTAATATTTGCTCGCATTGAACTAGATGGTATGCTCCAAATAGGGAATTGGTATATTTAATTCAGATCCGATTAttaatatattcagattcaaatttgcaGTTTTACCGTTAATAAATGTAAGATCTGGATCggttttaaaaataaagtcCGGATTTGAGATTCGactcaaatttgataaaaaggCTAAACCTCTTGTTTGGTGGTCAACTTTACTTCTCGGTTTTATTAATATCCAGCAGTACAAAAACATGCGAAATTGGTCAAATCCCGAAGCTGCCCTCCCAACCCTTGGAAATTTTCTATTCGAAGGGAGGCCGTTGACTTGGACCGTCATCTCGAAGATCGCCAACTTTGGCTGGTTCGTGGCCGCTCGCTTATACTACCGTCGTTTTCACGTATCAAGAGAATTCGAATACGATTTCAAATCGCGACTTTATTATATAACCATCATTATATTTGTTTCTGTTTCTCCAATTACGTGCATCACTTTTACTTTGAAGcgtgtttgatagtctcggatCTTACATTCGTCACAAATATGAAATTTACGTGTTTGATAGTCTTAGATAGATCTTACGTTCGTCACAAATATGAAATTCTTCGATCTGTCAAACAGGTTTTAAGTGGTCGTTTGATAGATTACTTGAATAAGTGTAccatgaatttgcctcaataTTTATAGCAGATTGGTTCGGTGTTCTTCATTCTAAACTTCTCCTAAAGAATTGTTTTTCAATAGGTCTTATTAGTGCAAAAAATCCTTGAAAACTTTTAGGCTTAGGTTTATGTAGACTTCGTTTTTGGGTCTGAAAGTGGACAAAACATGCCAgtatttcattttgacttattGACTTCAGGAAAGTGGATATCGACCTGCTTTACTTTTATACGCAATGAAATGAGCTAACTTTCGAGTTTGGCATGACGGCTACTACTTAGCTCATCATGCACTAATTTATTGCATGTATCTCTTGACTTGATCTCGGCCCGTTTGAGCTCAAATTGGCCTAATAGAAAAAAGATATGATCGACTTGACCCAGTTTTTGGCACATCGAGCTGACCCGCTCAAACCACACGCACTACGAGCTCGGTCGGGCGGCCCTCGAGCGACTCAGGAGCCAAGCGCGAACCGATCAAGTTCCAAGACCACTAGAACGTTGTGAATCGCACTTGATCGCGACGCATTCTCCTTTGGTCGGACAGAGCCGTGCCTTGACCCATGCCAAGTCCATCTTTGCGGCCGCCCTTTGAAGAACTGGCCATCTTTTTGTGTGCTCTGCTCGATACGGTTTGGATCGGACTTCTCATGCATTTCGGAGTTCTATCTTGGGTCTATTTTGCAACCCAGACAAGCAGTAagagtccctttcttttttccgcGTCGGCGGGAACAGATCGGGTCCACATTGTCTTCCGAGAGGGACTGGATTCAGTCGTCTtcaattaatttaaataaaagttgaataattcgtttaatttttttttcaattttcaatgaCAGAGAGGAGCTTCACCTTATCTTCCTCTACTCGGATTCTACAGCTGCTCTGTTGCTGTTCACTCGTTTTTCCCTCAGCATTCGAATTAAATGGTTCCttcctttattttatattgCGAATAAAATAATATCTAGTGCTTTTGAGCTGCTCGCACTCAGAGCAGGCCGAGGCCGTGCATGAGAGGTTGGGCGGAAACTTCGACTGGGCTGAGTCAAACTATGTTCGTAAttttcaataaacaaaataCATTGGGAATtttcaacaataaaagaggaagatgaaaacTTTTGTCTTAACCCCAGAATCTTTTGTCAATGCAAATCCCAACCCACAGTTCTGAAATCCGTTATCCGTTTTTTTGCTTCAACAGTGGGTGAGATTTATGTAACGTGGATTTGTGATCAGTCTCGAACCTCAAATCCAATGATATCAAACATAGCTTAAGTGAAGAACTTAGAAAACAACtctataaattaattaaatgatTTTGCAACAAACCAGGCGACGCAGAAAAAAGGTCAActaatttttaattgtttaaaaGGTTAATGCTGTTGGATACGACCCGCCTTCCTCTCGGttgtttggatttggaatttTAAATTATGTCATTAAAATGTAAGAAACTAGACTATTATACcttgttccttctcttttcatCTCACCGGAACAATGTATGATGGAACGATGACAGCTTCatattgactctctctctctctctctctatatatatatatatatatatatatattcagtgaGCTTACggctttaaatttaaaaatagcatctgattaaaaaatcagatcaaatttgaatttagaaaGTAACATACGATGGCATCCACATTTGGTCTTCTGTTCGACCTAAAATTTGGAGATGAAGTCGGgttcagtttcaaataaatattatatatccaACGTCTATATATTGTGAAAGTTGGATATTAACCTAACATAATGCAACTTGGATTTGATTGTACATATAAAATGTTCAGATCTGAACATAAAGTCAGATTCAGGCtatagattttaattttttttttttatgtactttCTTCACTTGTATCCAAATGCAATTTTGAATTACATTATGAGAACCTCAGTTATGGTAAATGTTACATTCTATTTCAATCGGATCCACTGACATCACTAATAAAAAATGTGTCAGCATCCCAATCAAGAATGAGGTGCACCAATATTGCAACCAAGAATTCTGAAAGCAGTATCACTCCGcggttgaaaagaaaaaaaaacttccatCCTTTTATGAAACTTTGCTTGTGCAATTACTAGCGgagccaaaagttttttttttatgagagcattcattcaatacctttaatttctttagggcacttacatgtataagaatcaaatatatcaaaacattaacatatatattaagctaattttgtgaggctggcCGACACCAGCCACCTTGTAGTTATGCCTCTTTATTGGTTCGCGTTACGCGGATTAAGCTGTTTCTCTTTCAACTGAATTGACAGTTAATTGGCCCTGGAGCATCTCTACAGCCAAAGAATTCACAGTCAGTTTCATGGCTGAGCGAGCGTCCTGTGGATGAGGATGAAGCAAATGGAGTCCAATTAGGCGGCCGGGCTCGCTCGATCTGGATTCATTGAGTCTGACTTTTCTGTCGATGACTGGAGTCTCTGCTTACTGTCCGGTCAACGCTGGGTGTACTTGGCCGGCAAAATTTTAATCCGTTGGTTTATGATCagcaacaaagaaagaaagaaggtcGCTGGTGTCTTTTGATAAATGCTTTGGGCCAGGAGTCGCAACCGCTTTCAGTCGTCGTCAActtcttatttgtttatttatagaTTTATGAATTGGAGTTCGTCAACCGTCATTGGGTGGGCATGGGCTTCTGCTTCCGCATGCCTTCCATTACTCGGTTTTGCTGTGCCCTCATTTATGTAGTTGAGCTCGCATTTATTTTTCCTCCCAATAATTGTAtatttcaattcccaaaaaaggaaaaaaaaaaaaaagactaagaTCTTTTCTTGAAAACACCAATGTATCGTAGATAATacaagaataaataaataatgtaatttcattattttcatgctAAGAATTAATACTGGCCACTGAACATTTAGATGCTAGTCAGATAAAATGTATAATGAACAAGCTCAtccctaaatttttttaatagataAATAGTTGATAGAAAAGCATGGACAAAAAGATAATGAGGCAGAGACATTTTGCCTCATcaccattttctatttgttttcttcGCTTCATTATTgatgtttaaaaaaatcaaggacTGATGTTGTTTCTCATTGATTTATAATGTAAATGTCTagtgcctatatatatatatatatacatatatatatataaagagagagagagagagaagtcctAAACCTCGCACCAGGTCAAGGATAAAAACCAAACTGTTTAAATGCAATGATtaatgtgtgtgcatgtgtgtgtatttttTGTGTGAAAAATAAGTTGATGGGAAACATATATGAAgttaagttaattatttttcgAATTTAAGTTAATTATCTTTTCAATTTAGTGGTATCCTAATAAGATGAAAAATGAGACGACTTATATAATATCAAACTTTTCATCATGGtgacatccttttttttttcgtagAAATAACTAAAACCAAAGTATGCTtgataaaattaattttttataaaacatactaagatgtttttattttgtttaaaatatatttttagcaaaacttTAAAGGGTCCGGttctaaagaagaagaaagagagagagagagagaaggaaacaaATCAAATCAGTTCTGTTGAACTAGATGGAGCGCGTTCTTCCTTTAAGAGTGAGAGTTATAAAATCGgataatttttgttattttcagtTCCCATGTTAGGTAtgagtttagatccaaaatcaggtAAAGGTATAAAGGTCCAGGTTCTGATCTGAGAAGGTTCAGATTAGCTTATGAACCCGAACCCGAACCCAATCAGGTGGGAACCCAATAAAGCCGGACCGGAGCGGGTCCAAGAAACCGCTTCAGGTGGCTTTTTGAAACGCTGGAGAAAAGTGTGCCTCCACAAGGAAAACGTGAGAAAAATAACATATGCCAAAAGGGGTCTTCGAAATCTCACGGTAACATCAACTTCAAAGAAGCGTGGACTTTGTTTTTCGAAAGAAGTGGGAGTTTCTATGTTTTCCGCCTCACCTTCCacctaaaacttaaaaaagccATCCgcttttttgtaatttatttcATGAAAGTTGCTTTTTCCACCAAATCATAAATAAAATAGTAACAATTAATGTAATCTAGCTGACGTTTTCTGTGTAAAAAGTCAAAGAAAGATCACTTCAATTCTTTATTCGatactttttttgaaaagtaCAGAAAATTACGAAAATTGATAGTTTTTGCATGAGTAAATGGAAAATTGAAGccccaaaatgaaaatatgacAAAGAACATGAACCCGCATCGACAAAGGAAACGTGGGCTCCCGATCTCCTTTGGGTTAAAACTGGGGTTGTAGTTCATCAGTTTATGGATGCAACTTGATATTGGATTGGAATCTGAGCCCAAGTGGTTGGATCCCATAAGAAAATTTGGTTCAAGTAATTTGTTGGGCACACCTAAGGAATACGATTTTTTTCTTGTCCGATCCAATGGATATCTGATTTTCAAGAATTTCAGGATTCATTGGCATCCTTTCAGCCAAAAATTTAATatgttgaacaagaaaattgAATACTTGAATGGAGATACATAGATATAGATTAATAGGTCGCTCTGATATTGTTTAAACTCGATTCCGATCAAATTTCTCAATAAAAACAATAcccaaccttttttttcatatctaatcTTCTTTTTGAGGTGATTAAGTCGAACATGAAATCTAAATGGGATTTATTGACATCTCCACATGAATCTCCACAACTTTTGACTATGAGGAGGCCTTCCCTCTGCCCCACCTCAGGCCTCTTTTCCACTAATGTCTTCAGTTACGCTAGAAAGTGTGAGGAGGCTACTCGCAGACCTAAAATCACCACAGATGACCTGAGAATTCCATGGCTTGGTCTGAGCCACAATCTAAATGTGTGGATTGGCGAATGTCTCTTTTGTGTTACTGTTGATTGCCGTCGTCTAGTGCGTTGGTGAGAGAATCCAATACGTTCTAAGTTGGAATTGGAAGAGTTTCAATCTGAGGGATTGTTTGAGGGACCGGATGGAAGTTGACCCAACCGAGATTTTCATAGAAGAACGTTTTAATGCTTTTGAGGAAGATCCGATCCATTGTTGCTTCTAACGATTGATTGAGTTCATTATACGCGACTAAAGCAGCTTCTCGTGGATGCTATTCATCTAAACTGTGAAAGGCATGATCGTGACACTCTAGTTGATGAGTCTACCATATTCCACCTAAATCTCACGTAATTTAGGACCCAAGAAGTACCGACTTCACAAGCTCTGCGATTGGTTTACGGTTCGTTCATGCAATTTCATCATCGATTCTCTTCTGGTTAGGAAGGTTCAACTTAAGAGTTTGATGCCCCAAGCATGTCTTTTGGCATAGTCCAGCAAAAGATTTTCTCCCAGAGCACTTACACCTATGTCTTTGGTTATAGTAGTGTT
Coding sequences:
- the LOC116250280 gene encoding E3 ubiquitin-protein ligase PUB23 — translated: MEGVEVPPYFTCPISLQIMRDPVTISSGITYDRESMEKWVFSYKNRACPVTKLPISDLTMTPNHTLRRLIQHWCTENAALGVERIPTPKPPLDAATVLSLLNQADLPSLIRLRELASLSDRNKVCIRSAGAVKRLASFIHFLTQDAPSTPSGSGASTDGDRLPVIREALNLLCAVEVTEDEVKDLAAANVDLIASLAWVLDKGDCQSRVQACFLLKTAFNGLHPMFLMNVRSDLLAGIVRVLRDQISLPATKCAAQLLIEASKWGRNRIKVVDCGAVPALVEMLIETTERRMSEILMWLLDMLCGCAEGRAELLGHAAGIAVVSRKMMRVSQTTNDRAVRILYSLCRYSANPALAQEMLNIGAVSKLCLVLQVEGNNKTKEKAVEMLKMNARTWRNSSCVPHHLLSGYPSN